Proteins co-encoded in one Brassica oleracea var. oleracea cultivar TO1000 chromosome C4, BOL, whole genome shotgun sequence genomic window:
- the LOC106339665 gene encoding 3-hydroxyisobutyryl-CoA hydrolase 1-like isoform X1, whose translation MASEPHSQVLVEETSNVRILTLNRPKQLNALSLNMITRLLQLFLAYEEDPSVKLVILKGQGRAFCAGGDVSAVVRDIRLGKWRRSADFMSLQYTLNYVMATYSKAQISILNGIVMGGGAGVCVHGRFRIATENTVFAMPETALGLFPDVGASYFLSRLPGFFGEYAGLTGARLDGAEMLACGLATHFVPSTRLTALGADLCRVGSSDPVTFASTILDAYTQHPHPKQKSACHRLDVIDKCFSRRTVEEIISALERDATHKPDDWISATTGSLKKASPASLKISLRSIREGRLQGLGQCLIRENRMVSHVMKGDISKDFVEGGRAILINKDRNPKWEPRRLEDMKDNMVDKYFKRVEEEEGWEDLKLPPRKHLPASAIAKL comes from the exons ATGGCCTCTGAACCTCACTCTCAG GTTTTAGTGGAAGAGACATCGAATGTAAGAATCTTGACACTAAACAGACCAAAGCAGCTGAATGCTCTGTCTTTGAACATG ATCACTCGCTTGCTGCAACTGTTCCTTGCGTATGAGGAGGACCCTAGTGTCAAACTTGTCATCCTAAAG GGTCAGGGAAGAGCGTTTTGTGCCGGTGGTGATGTTTCAGCTGTTGTTCGTGACATCAGACTAGGCAAATGGAGACGCAGTGCTGATTTCATGTCACTTCAATATACTCTCAACTATGTAATGGCCACATATAGTAAAGCTCAG ATTTCAATTTTGAATGGTATTGTCATGGGAGGTGGAGCTGGTGTCTGCGTCCACGGTAGATTTCGTATTGCAACAGAGAACACG GTTTTTGCCATGCCTGAGACTGCTCTAGGTCTATTTCCGGATGTAGGCGCCTCCTACTTCTTGTCAAGGCTCCCTGGATTTTTTG GAGAGTATGCTGGCCTCACTGGAGCTAGGTTAGATGGCGCTGAAATGCTTGCTTGTGGTCTTGCAACTCATTTTGTGCCTTCAACG AGGTTGACTGCCTTAGGAGCAGATCTTTGCAGAGTTGGTTCAAGTGATCCAGTTACCTTTGCCTCAACAATTCTCGATGCATACACTCAACATCCACATCCGAAACAGAAGAGTGCTTGCCACAG GTTAGATGTTATTGATAAGTGCTTCTCGAGAAGAACAGTCGAAGAAATTATATCTGCACTT GAGAGAGATGCAACTCATAAACCAGATGATTGGATCTCAGCTACCACTGGATCATTGAAGAAAGCTTCACCAGCAAGCCTTAAAATCTCTCTTAGATCG ATAAGAGAAGGACGATTGCAAGGGTTGGGGCAGTGTCTTATCCGTGAGAATAGAATGGTGTCACATGTGATGAAGGGAGATATAAGCAAAGATTTTGTGGAG GGGGGTAGAGCCATATTGATAAACAAAGATAGGAACCCAAAG TGGGAGCCAAGGAGACTGGAGGATATGAAAGATAACATGGTAGATAAGTACTTCAAGAGAGTGGAAGAAGAGGAGGGATGGGAGGATCTTAAGCTTCCACCAAGGAAACACTTGCCTGCTTCAGCGATCGCAAAGCTGTAA
- the LOC106339665 gene encoding 3-hydroxyisobutyryl-CoA hydrolase 1-like isoform X2, with amino-acid sequence MASEPHSQVLVEETSNVRILTLNRPKQLNALSLNMITRLLQLFLAYEEDPSVKLVILKGQGRAFCAGGDVSAVVRDIRLGKWRRSADFMSLQYTLNYVMATYSKAQISILNGIVMGGGAGVCVHGRFRIATENTVFAMPETALGLFPDVGASYFLSRLPGFFGEYAGLTGARLDGAEMLACGLATHFVPSTRLTALGADLCRVGSSDPVTFASTILDAYTQHPHPKQKSACHRLDVIDKCFSRRTVEEIISALIREGRLQGLGQCLIRENRMVSHVMKGDISKDFVEGGRAILINKDRNPKWEPRRLEDMKDNMVDKYFKRVEEEEGWEDLKLPPRKHLPASAIAKL; translated from the exons ATGGCCTCTGAACCTCACTCTCAG GTTTTAGTGGAAGAGACATCGAATGTAAGAATCTTGACACTAAACAGACCAAAGCAGCTGAATGCTCTGTCTTTGAACATG ATCACTCGCTTGCTGCAACTGTTCCTTGCGTATGAGGAGGACCCTAGTGTCAAACTTGTCATCCTAAAG GGTCAGGGAAGAGCGTTTTGTGCCGGTGGTGATGTTTCAGCTGTTGTTCGTGACATCAGACTAGGCAAATGGAGACGCAGTGCTGATTTCATGTCACTTCAATATACTCTCAACTATGTAATGGCCACATATAGTAAAGCTCAG ATTTCAATTTTGAATGGTATTGTCATGGGAGGTGGAGCTGGTGTCTGCGTCCACGGTAGATTTCGTATTGCAACAGAGAACACG GTTTTTGCCATGCCTGAGACTGCTCTAGGTCTATTTCCGGATGTAGGCGCCTCCTACTTCTTGTCAAGGCTCCCTGGATTTTTTG GAGAGTATGCTGGCCTCACTGGAGCTAGGTTAGATGGCGCTGAAATGCTTGCTTGTGGTCTTGCAACTCATTTTGTGCCTTCAACG AGGTTGACTGCCTTAGGAGCAGATCTTTGCAGAGTTGGTTCAAGTGATCCAGTTACCTTTGCCTCAACAATTCTCGATGCATACACTCAACATCCACATCCGAAACAGAAGAGTGCTTGCCACAG GTTAGATGTTATTGATAAGTGCTTCTCGAGAAGAACAGTCGAAGAAATTATATCTGCACTT ATAAGAGAAGGACGATTGCAAGGGTTGGGGCAGTGTCTTATCCGTGAGAATAGAATGGTGTCACATGTGATGAAGGGAGATATAAGCAAAGATTTTGTGGAG GGGGGTAGAGCCATATTGATAAACAAAGATAGGAACCCAAAG TGGGAGCCAAGGAGACTGGAGGATATGAAAGATAACATGGTAGATAAGTACTTCAAGAGAGTGGAAGAAGAGGAGGGATGGGAGGATCTTAAGCTTCCACCAAGGAAACACTTGCCTGCTTCAGCGATCGCAAAGCTGTAA
- the LOC106340066 gene encoding tropinone reductase homolog At2g30670-like, translating into MLNVSILRNVTSYVRIFDRLRLYMLCDLWSFLLTTKQKMDNRWSLEGMTALVTGGASGIGHAIVEELASFGARIHVCDISETLLNQSLSEWEKKGFQVSGSICDVSSRPERETLMQTVSAIFDGKLSILVNNVAVVHTKPTTEYDANDFSFQISTNLESAYHLSQLSHPLLKAFGFGSIFMISSVGGVVSMCCGSIYSLAKGALNQLAKNLACEWARDGIRTNSVAPNFVNNTTMAKPFFKDADYEKSLLNRTPLGRAGEPNEVASLVVFLCLPAASYITGQTICVDGGLTVNGFSYQPKA; encoded by the exons ATGCTTAATGTTTCCATTCTCCGAAACGTCACTAGCTATGTACGTATATTTGATAGACTTCGCCTATATATGTTATGTGATCTCTGGTCATTCCTACTCACAACCAAACAAAAAATGGATAATAGATGGAGTCTTGAAGGTATGACTGCTCTTGTAACTGGTGGAGCCAGCGGAATCGG GCATGCCATAGTAGAGGAGCTAGCCAGTTTTGGAGCTAGAATCCATGTGTGCGACATATCTGAAACACTGCTCAATCAGAGTTTAAGCGAATGGGAAAAGAAAGGGTTTCAAGTGAGTGGTTCCATATGTGATGTATCCTCTCGTCCCGAGAGAGAAACACTTATGCAAACCGTCTCAGCGATATTTGATGGCAAGCTGAGTATACTT GTGAACAACGTTGCCGTGGTTCACACTAAGCCAACAACCGAATATGACGCAAACGATTTCTCGTTCCAAATTTCAACAAACTTGGAATCTGCTTATCATCTTAGCCAGCTTTCACATCCTCTCCTCAAGGCTTTTGGATTTGGAAGCATTTTCATGATTTCCTCTGTTGGAGGGGTTGTATCAATGTGCTGTGGATCCATCTATAGTCTGGCGAAAG GAGCTTTGAACCAACTAGCCAAAAATTTGGCGTGTGAATGGGCAAGAGATGGCATAAGAACCAACTCTGTTGCTCCTAATTTTGTCAACAATACTACTATGGCTAAACCT TTTTTCAAAGACGCTGATTACGAGAAGAGTTTGTTAAACAGAACTCCACTTGGTCGGGCTGGAGAGCCAAACGAGGTTGCATCACTTGTGGTTTTCCTGTGTTTACCTGCAGCTTCATATATTACTGGTCAGACCATTTGTGTTGATGGAGGTCTCACTGTCAATGGTTTCTCCTATCAGCCAAAGGCTTGA